One Jeotgalibaca porci genomic region harbors:
- a CDS encoding chromate transporter — protein MLLLELFWSFFKIGLFTIGGGYASLPLIENEIVNAKAWITVQEYTDIITISQISPGPIAINSATFVGTKVGGFIGAVIATLGVVAPSVIIALILARMYYKYRSVDTMQGVLAGLRPAVVALIASAGAALLVTALFQTGGFQIAGFEVNVIAVIMLIIALFALRKYKVDAMLVIFICGVSAILLSFLGIM, from the coding sequence ATGCTGTTACTAGAATTATTTTGGTCTTTTTTTAAGATTGGTCTATTCACGATTGGCGGCGGGTATGCTTCGTTACCTTTAATCGAAAATGAAATTGTGAATGCTAAAGCCTGGATTACAGTACAAGAATATACAGATATTATTACTATTTCTCAAATCTCACCCGGTCCTATTGCGATTAACTCAGCGACCTTTGTAGGTACGAAGGTTGGTGGCTTCATTGGTGCCGTGATTGCGACATTAGGCGTTGTAGCGCCATCCGTGATTATTGCGTTAATATTGGCGAGAATGTATTACAAATATCGCAGTGTGGATACGATGCAAGGAGTACTGGCTGGACTGAGACCCGCAGTTGTGGCTTTAATCGCTTCTGCAGGAGCAGCCCTGCTGGTCACTGCGCTTTTCCAAACAGGTGGCTTCCAAATCGCAGGGTTCGAAGTAAATGTGATTGCTGTTATTATGCTGATAATTGCCTTGTTTGCATTGCGGAAATATAAGGTGGATGCGATGCTTGTTATCTTTATATGTGGTGTGAGTGCTATTTTATTATCATTTCTAGGAATCATGTAG
- a CDS encoding dihydrolipoamide dehydrogenase, whose amino-acid sequence MSDVPTKWLGLPPARFMKYKNWINKERPGICGTYCASVLVHDAIYQRTKHSLPKKVLLNGMRVVVDDVMPYRGTFYWDLAHGIRRMLSHSKIWRVKTGILTERIVPEILSSENPRPIIVGTTRYLNSKYKNHWLVVYGYGYNEAGKLFYRGYDNHGRYKTIIPASQTMCCVWLEDRL is encoded by the coding sequence ATGAGTGACGTGCCCACTAAATGGCTTGGTTTACCACCAGCCCGTTTTATGAAATACAAAAACTGGATTAACAAGGAAAGACCAGGCATATGCGGCACTTATTGCGCATCTGTTCTTGTCCATGATGCTATTTATCAAAGAACCAAACACTCACTTCCCAAAAAAGTCTTATTAAATGGGATGCGTGTGGTTGTTGATGATGTCATGCCGTATCGAGGGACATTTTATTGGGATTTGGCACATGGTATCAGAAGAATGCTGAGTCATTCAAAAATCTGGCGTGTAAAGACGGGAATTCTCACAGAACGGATTGTTCCCGAAATCCTGAGCAGTGAGAATCCACGACCAATCATCGTCGGGACGACACGCTATCTAAATAGTAAATACAAGAATCATTGGCTCGTCGTCTATGGCTATGGATACAACGAAGCGGGGAAATTATTTTACCGTGGTTATGATAATCATGGGCGTTATAAAACGATTATTCCAGCCTCACAGACAATGTGCTGTGTCTGGTTGGAAGATAGACTATAG
- the gorA gene encoding glutathione-disulfide reductase, producing MREFDFIAIGGGSGGIATMNRASEYGAKTAVIESNLLGGTCVNIGCVPKKIMWYAAEVKDAITKYGPDYGFTSSQTEFDFDTLLKNREAYIERSRNSYDAGFERRGVEVINGHAKFIDNQTVEVNGEQIRSKHILIATGARPVYPDIPGKELGETSDDFFEWTELPKKVAVVGAGYIAVELAGVMKTLGVDVHLFTRQDRPLRSYDETIINVLVEEMKKDGPILHPFSVPKAAEKNEDGTITLHFENDYSDDFDKVIWAVGREANIDSINLEAAGVRVNQAGFIQVDDYQNTSADNIYAVGDATGKTMLTPVAIAAGRRLSERLFNNKPNEKLNYDNIPTVIFSHPPIGTVGLSEVEAIAKHGEENIKTYTSTFGSMYTAVTAHRQTVKMKLVCQGPDEKVVGLHGIGFGVDEMIQGFAVAIKMGATKEDFDNTVAIHPTGAEEFVTMR from the coding sequence GTGAGAGAATTCGATTTTATTGCAATTGGTGGCGGTAGTGGTGGAATTGCTACGATGAACCGTGCATCAGAATACGGTGCAAAAACAGCTGTTATCGAAAGCAACTTATTAGGAGGAACATGTGTCAATATTGGTTGTGTTCCGAAGAAAATTATGTGGTATGCAGCGGAAGTTAAAGATGCAATTACAAAATATGGGCCGGATTATGGTTTTACAAGCAGCCAAACGGAATTTGATTTTGATACATTATTAAAGAATCGTGAAGCGTATATCGAAAGATCGCGAAATAGCTATGATGCTGGTTTCGAAAGACGGGGCGTTGAAGTAATTAACGGACATGCGAAGTTTATTGATAATCAAACTGTTGAAGTTAATGGCGAACAAATTCGTTCGAAACATATTCTGATTGCCACTGGTGCAAGACCAGTCTATCCGGATATACCAGGCAAAGAACTAGGTGAAACGTCAGATGACTTCTTCGAATGGACAGAGCTACCTAAAAAAGTAGCAGTTGTTGGAGCAGGGTATATTGCTGTTGAATTGGCCGGAGTCATGAAAACATTGGGTGTGGATGTTCATTTATTCACGCGCCAAGATCGTCCGCTGCGTTCTTACGACGAAACAATCATCAATGTATTAGTTGAAGAGATGAAAAAAGATGGCCCAATCTTACATCCATTCTCGGTGCCAAAAGCAGCGGAGAAGAATGAGGATGGGACGATTACCTTACATTTTGAAAATGACTATTCAGACGATTTTGACAAAGTTATTTGGGCAGTGGGCCGTGAAGCGAATATCGACAGTATTAATTTAGAAGCGGCCGGTGTACGTGTGAACCAAGCTGGCTTTATCCAAGTTGACGACTACCAAAATACAAGTGCAGATAACATTTATGCAGTAGGAGATGCGACTGGAAAAACAATGCTGACACCTGTTGCGATTGCAGCGGGAAGAAGATTGTCAGAGCGTCTGTTTAATAATAAACCGAATGAAAAGTTGAACTACGATAATATTCCAACGGTCATTTTCTCTCATCCACCGATTGGGACAGTTGGTTTGAGTGAAGTAGAGGCAATTGCGAAACACGGTGAAGAGAATATTAAGACGTATACTTCTACATTTGGTTCGATGTATACAGCCGTTACAGCTCATCGTCAGACTGTGAAGATGAAGCTAGTTTGCCAAGGTCCAGACGAGAAAGTTGTAGGACTCCACGGGATTGGTTTTGGGGTTGATGAAATGATTCAAGGATTCGCTGTTGCCATTAAGATGGGTGCAACGAAAGAAGATTTTGATAATACGGTAGCCATCCATCCAACGGGTGCAGAAGAATTCGTAACAATGCGTTAA